A single Argentina anserina chromosome 7, drPotAnse1.1, whole genome shotgun sequence DNA region contains:
- the LOC126803569 gene encoding non-specific lipid-transfer protein A-like has translation MTGIVISMILVLAVLNLMVHQGEAVDCRQVTTLLMPCDPYLTGMAAEPVGKCCSGVSEIKALTPTTEDRQGACECVKTAAGHLPDIDQTAAAALPSKCKIDIGIPISPDTNCQE, from the coding sequence ATGACGGGCATTGTGATCTCAATGATTCTTGTGCTAGCCGTGCTTAACCTAATGGTGCATCAAGGGGAGGCAGTAGACTGCAGACAAGTGACGACGTTGTTGATGCCTTGTGATCCATACTTGACTGGCATGGCAGCTGAACCCGTAGGGAAGTGCTGCAGTGGGGTTAGTGAGATCAAGGCACTTACCCCGACCACGGAGGACAGGCAGGGTGCCTGTGAATGTGTTAAGACCGCCGCTGGTCACTTACCCGATATTGATCAGACAGCAGCTGCTGCACTCCCAAGCAAGTGTAAAATAGATATCGGAATTCCAATCTCACCAGATACCAACTGTCAGGAGTAA